Proteins from one Eubalaena glacialis isolate mEubGla1 chromosome 8, mEubGla1.1.hap2.+ XY, whole genome shotgun sequence genomic window:
- the ANKRD7 gene encoding LOW QUALITY PROTEIN: ankyrin repeat domain-containing protein 7 (The sequence of the model RefSeq protein was modified relative to this genomic sequence to represent the inferred CDS: deleted 1 base in 1 codon), whose translation MKKLFTLWRRKDEPHTQPGYNLRDKDLKKLHKAASVGDLEKVKEYLQLKKHDVNMRDREHRTPLHLACANGYSNIVSLLIEKQCKVNVWDGENRSPLTKAVQCDKESCATILLEHGADPNLVDLYGNTALHYAACHQSDSLVAKLLEHKANLEAQNKDGYTPLLLAITENNAEMVEFLLKSGADVNASDKNQRTALMIALSDEPTSLVSLLLQQEVNLSCQDIMDSQLRNMLLSMVLLFCRHQCWMPQVKQLTGQEHSPTHSRQATLRPPEPTAAPGQGPAHQKAQDPGPHSSV comes from the exons ATGAAGAAGCTTTTCACATTATGGAGAAGGAAGGATGAGCCCCACA CCCAGCCAGGCTACAACCTTAGAGATAAGGATTTAAAGAAACTTCACAAAGCTGCCTCGGTCGGGGATTTAGAGAAGGTGAAGGAGTATCTTCAGCTCAAGAAACATGATGTGAACATGCGGGACAGAGAACACAG AACACCTTTGCACCTGGCCTGTGCTAATGGATATTCAAATATTGTATCTCTCTTAATTGAGAAACAGTGCAAAGTAAATGTCTGGGATGGTGAAAACAGATCTCCATTGACTAAG GCAGTACAGTGTGACAAGGAGAGTTGTGCTACTATTCTTCTAGAACATGGTGCAGACCCAAACCTGGTGGATTTATATGGCAATACTGCTCTTCATTATGCTGCCTGTCATCAAAGTGACTCATTAGTTGCAAAACTGCTTGAACACAAAGCTAATCTTGAAGCTCAAAATAAG gATGGGTATACTCCACTTTTACTTGCCATTACTGAAAATAATGCAGAAATGGTAGAATTTCTTCTGAAGAGTGGGGCAGATGTGAATGCTTCAGATAAGAATCAAAG AACAGCCCTTATGATTGCTCTCAGTGATGAACCAACAAGTTTAGTCAGTCTTCTTCTTCAGCAAGAAGTGAACCTATCTTGTCAAGATATT ATGGATTCACAGCTGAGGAATATGCTTCTTTCAATGGTTTTACTAT TCTGTAGGcaccagtgctggatgcctcaggtcAAGCAATTAActgggcaggaacacagcccaacCCATAGCAGACAGGCTACTTTAAGacctcctgagcccacagctgcccctggacaggGCCCTGCTCACCAGAAGGCCCAGGACCCAGGCCCACACTCCAGTGTATAG